The sequence GCTCTTTTGGGCGTTGATTCGCTCCTCAAGCTCATCACAAAGGGTGTTGAGTGCTTCGGTGAAGCGCACGGGCTCATCAATAAAGCTGAGCTGCATCACCAAAAGGCTATCCAGCCCGCTAATGGGCATGATATCACCATGCATTCCACGCAGAGCATCAAGTCTTCGGAGAGCCTTTCGCTTGGCATTGATGATCTCTACGCCTTTTTTGTGCTCTTCAAAACTGAGTTTACGCCCGACCACCTCTTCGATGTGCTCCTGAAACTCCTCCACCTCTTCGCGCCAGAGTCTCATGCTCTTTTCATCTTTCTTTTGGGGGATGTGCATGACGTGCACGGGGTGGTGTTTGGCGAGAATCTCCCAAGTTTTTTTCTTTGCCTCGCAGGTGGTTTCGCCATAGATGAAGTCGCTGCTTTGGGTGTAGCCGCAAACGCGAAGGAGTTTGAAACCATGGGCGGATTTGATGAGGGGGCAGATGTTGCGGGGGAGCTCTTTTTCTGCCTCAGGAATGGAGGCTGGAGAACCACTACACAAGCCATAACAGGCGCCCCCAGCGGCGGTCACACTCTCTTCAGGCACAAAAATACAGAAGGTTCCCACAAGAGGCTTGCCTTCGCTCTTTAGCTTGTCTAGCTCGGCGATTCGACCTGTTTGGAGATTGCCCCAGAGATCATCAAAATAGCCCATCGCTTTGGGGCGATCTGCTTGGGTCAAAAAGAGATCAGCGTGACGCTTTTGAGCAGCCCCAAGGGCACCTTCGAGCTTGGCGGCATCGATGTTGAGCTTCTCCCATAGGGGATAGTAGGCTTCGTATTGGCTCATGAAAGATTCCTTTATCGTTGAGTTGA comes from Wolinella succinogenes DSM 1740 and encodes:
- a CDS encoding double-cubane-cluster-containing anaerobic reductase, with translation MSQYEAYYPLWEKLNIDAAKLEGALGAAQKRHADLFLTQADRPKAMGYFDDLWGNLQTGRIAELDKLKSEGKPLVGTFCIFVPEESVTAAGGACYGLCSGSPASIPEAEKELPRNICPLIKSAHGFKLLRVCGYTQSSDFIYGETTCEAKKKTWEILAKHHPVHVMHIPQKKDEKSMRLWREEVEEFQEHIEEVVGRKLSFEEHKKGVEIINAKRKALRRLDALRGMHGDIMPISGLDSLLVMQLSFIDEPVRFTEALNTLCDELEERINAQKSVFEKETTRLMILGTPFAAPNWKLHQIVESSGGAIVNEESCIGHRYFKDDVNLEGVTTNEELTARMMERYKNIDCACFTPNEARIEKIVKMHKERQTDGVIYYTLSFCHTYNVESHLVAEAMKKEGIPFLAIESDYSPEDAGQIKTRVEAFIESIRLKRGA